One part of the Engraulis encrasicolus isolate BLACKSEA-1 chromosome 17, IST_EnEncr_1.0, whole genome shotgun sequence genome encodes these proteins:
- the LOC134467953 gene encoding uncharacterized protein LOC134467953: MSRMPSLQQPPTTPEDDQEPLGDQKAPAVTELGPASSPPAPVDNLQPQLCPVESTESTPPVDHTGAAESPQNYGSELVTRMDTVFQAVQANTEEQRLKREYYYNRQVRFQPYQRGDLVWIDDPTTVRQKLSPKWTGPYEVVSSNDQGLIYKLLDLKHPHKEPKVIHYDRLKPFRSTWEASEALGHDTPLPRYTALSGSMPFQFGSTDTGQTSATSTGQTQTATGPVVPLMRRPSGRVVPAPPQQTQGTELGAMGPGVSQDTSCTTRSGRTVRRPQRLVP; this comes from the exons ATGTCACGAATGCCGTCCCTGCAACAGCCCCCAACGACACCGGAGGACGACCAAGAGCCACTGGGGGACCAGAAGGCACCTGCGGTGACAGAGCTGGGCCCAGCGTCATCGCCGCCTGCTCCAGTGGACAACCTGCAGCCACAACTGTGCCCAGTGGAAAGCACTGAGTCAACGCCACCGGTCGACCACACAG GAGCAGCAGAGAGTCCCCAGAATTATGGCTCAGAACTGGTGACACGCATGGACACAGTGTTTCAGGCAGTCCAGGCTAATACTGAGGAACAGAGACTCAAGCGTGAGTACTATTACAACCGACAGGTGAGATTTCAACCCTATCAGAGGGGAGATCTGGTGTGGATTGATGATCCAACCACCGTAAGACAAAAACTTTCTCCCAAATGGACTGGACCGTATGAGGTGGTATCCTCAAATGACCAGGGACTGATTTACAAACTGCTGGACTTGAAACACCCACACAAAGAGCCAAAAGTGATTCATTATGACCGTCTTAAACCGTTTAGGAGCACCTGGGAGGCCTCCGAGGCACTGGGACATGACACTCCTCTCCCCAGGTACACAGCTCTATCCGGTTCAATGCCATTTCAGTTTGGGTCTACTGACACTGGTCAGACCTCAGCTACTAGCACTGGTCAGACCCAAACCGCAACAGGCCCAGTGGTGCCCCTGATGCGGAGGCCGTCAGGCCGTGTGGTACCAGCACCACCACAACAGACTCAAGGGACTGAGCTTGGTGCAATGGGGCCAGGGGTATCACAGGACACTTCATGTACTACCCGTTCAGGACGGACTGTGCGCAGGCCACAGCGCCTTGTGCCATGA